One Spirochaetota bacterium genomic region harbors:
- the secY gene encoding preprotein translocase subunit SecY, with translation MASAIVNVFKIPELRRRILFTLFILIVYRIGAHIPIPGINVDALKSYFDQAAKSSQAGGLVDFFDLFAGGALKRFTIFALGIMPYISASIIMQLLTVVIPQLERFSKEGPEGRKKINQYTRYGTVLLCAIQSMGLTFWMKSMVSAKGAVVPKDAGIGFIIVTVMAITTGTMVLMWLGEVITERGIGNGISLIIFAGIVVRVPAAVMDTWQRVVDRSDPIIGIVLMGIFVMVVAASILLTLGIRKIPVNYGKRVVGRRMVQMSSQAIPLRVNAAGVIPIIFASSIILFPAQISNMLGGSEYAILQRLQYWLSPGHGVYMFMYAILIIFFCYFYTAIQFNPVDIADNLKKYGGFIPGIRPGPNTVDYITRILNRITLSGAIFLALIAIFPDFIIRIWPEEVSHEMAYLFGGTSLLIIVGVALDTLKQIESQLLMRHYDGFIKKGRIRGRYQ, from the coding sequence ATGGCCAGCGCGATAGTCAATGTATTCAAAATTCCGGAACTCCGCAGAAGGATACTTTTTACTTTGTTCATACTTATCGTATACCGGATAGGCGCGCATATTCCCATACCCGGCATAAATGTTGACGCGCTGAAATCGTATTTCGACCAGGCCGCGAAGAGCAGCCAGGCGGGAGGACTTGTCGATTTCTTCGATCTGTTCGCAGGGGGAGCGCTCAAGCGGTTTACGATTTTTGCGCTTGGAATAATGCCATACATTTCCGCTTCGATCATAATGCAGCTTTTAACGGTAGTCATACCTCAGCTTGAGCGGTTTTCCAAAGAAGGCCCCGAAGGCCGCAAAAAGATCAATCAATATACCCGGTACGGGACTGTTCTGTTATGCGCCATTCAGTCCATGGGGCTTACTTTCTGGATGAAATCGATGGTGTCGGCGAAGGGCGCGGTGGTGCCGAAGGACGCGGGGATCGGTTTTATTATTGTGACCGTTATGGCGATTACCACGGGCACCATGGTACTCATGTGGCTCGGCGAGGTGATTACCGAGCGCGGGATAGGAAACGGAATTTCCTTGATAATATTTGCCGGTATTGTCGTAAGGGTGCCTGCCGCCGTGATGGACACATGGCAGCGGGTAGTGGATCGCAGCGATCCTATTATCGGCATCGTACTGATGGGAATTTTCGTGATGGTGGTGGCGGCGTCGATTCTTCTGACACTGGGCATACGTAAAATCCCGGTTAATTATGGCAAACGAGTGGTCGGACGGCGCATGGTGCAGATGTCGTCTCAGGCGATCCCGCTGAGGGTGAATGCGGCTGGAGTGATACCGATCATTTTCGCTTCCTCCATCATTTTGTTCCCGGCGCAGATAAGCAATATGCTGGGTGGCAGTGAGTATGCGATATTACAGAGGCTGCAGTACTGGCTTTCGCCCGGCCACGGCGTTTATATGTTCATGTACGCCATTCTTATAATTTTCTTCTGCTATTTTTACACGGCGATACAGTTCAATCCGGTGGATATTGCGGATAATCTTAAAAAATACGGTGGATTCATCCCCGGGATCAGGCCGGGTCCGAACACTGTGGATTACATTACGCGTATACTGAACCGCATCACGCTTTCCGGGGCGATTTTTCTCGCGCTGATCGCCATTTTCCCGGACTTTATTATCCGGATATGGCCGGAGGAAGTATCGCATGAGATGGCCTATCTTTTCGGTGGAACGTCGCTGCTTATTATTGTCGGCGTTGCGCTGGACACGCTCAAGCAGATAGAGTCGCAGCTGCTTATGCGTCATTACGACGGCTTTATAAAAAAAGGACGGATCCGCGGGAGGTACCAGTAA
- the rplO gene encoding 50S ribosomal protein L15: MEERYTLKKPASIKSRKRVGRGMSSGHGKTSCRGHKGQMSRSGAKRRAWFEGGQMPLQRRVPKRGFNNLFRLEFVVVNLTELGKIDAAEIDRELLQKRGLVKGKNSAIKILGNGSIDKAMTVYADAFSATAREKIEKAGGKAIVGQPAAQKQES; the protein is encoded by the coding sequence ATGGAAGAGCGTTATACACTGAAAAAGCCCGCATCGATTAAAAGCAGAAAAAGAGTGGGGCGTGGAATGAGCAGCGGCCATGGCAAAACGAGCTGCCGGGGTCACAAAGGCCAGATGAGCAGATCCGGGGCGAAACGGCGCGCATGGTTCGAGGGCGGCCAGATGCCTCTGCAGCGCAGGGTCCCCAAGCGCGGTTTCAATAATCTGTTCAGGCTGGAGTTTGTCGTGGTCAACCTGACGGAACTGGGAAAGATCGACGCCGCGGAAATAGACCGTGAATTGCTTCAGAAGCGCGGACTTGTCAAGGGAAAGAACAGTGCAATCAAAATCCTGGGAAATGGATCGATCGACAAAGCCATGACCGTTTACGCCGATGCGTTTTCCGCCACGGCCAGAGAAAAGATAGAAAAAGCGGGCGGCAAGGCTATTGTCGGCCAGCCGGCAGCGCAAAAGCAGGAAAGCTAA
- the rpmD gene encoding 50S ribosomal protein L30 produces the protein MAKKIEVKQVRSRNGKKPDQRKTLTALGLRRMNAARIHDDNPVIRGMIMKVNHLVEVREIKK, from the coding sequence ATGGCGAAAAAGATAGAAGTAAAACAGGTAAGAAGCAGGAACGGAAAAAAGCCGGACCAGCGCAAGACTCTGACCGCGCTTGGCCTGAGAAGGATGAATGCGGCAAGGATTCACGACGACAACCCGGTGATTCGGGGGATGATCATGAAGGTGAACCACCTCGTTGAAGTCAGGGAAATAAAAAAGTAG
- the rpsE gene encoding 30S ribosomal protein S5, translating into MKVLRKKIKNDGLELVEKVVTINRVAKVVKGGRRFSFSALSVVGDGQGHIGVGFGKANEVPDAIRKSVEAAKKNVYKVNRTKNTIPHQVIGKFKSARVILKPASPGTGIIAGASVRAVIERAGIHDVLAKVQGSRNPLNVVKATIDGLIQLRSLREAADLREIPLNKLWEA; encoded by the coding sequence ATGAAGGTGCTTAGGAAGAAAATCAAGAACGACGGTCTGGAACTCGTTGAGAAAGTCGTCACAATCAACCGCGTAGCGAAGGTGGTGAAAGGTGGAAGGCGTTTTTCTTTCAGCGCGCTGTCGGTGGTAGGAGACGGCCAGGGACATATCGGAGTCGGTTTCGGCAAGGCCAATGAGGTTCCCGACGCGATACGAAAGAGCGTGGAAGCGGCAAAGAAAAACGTATATAAAGTCAACAGAACAAAGAACACCATTCCTCATCAGGTAATTGGCAAATTTAAATCTGCGCGCGTCATTCTAAAGCCCGCATCGCCCGGTACAGGAATTATTGCGGGTGCGTCGGTGCGTGCGGTCATCGAACGAGCGGGAATACACGACGTACTTGCAAAAGTTCAGGGCTCGCGCAACCCGCTCAACGTGGTGAAGGCCACAATTGATGGGTTGATTCAGTTAAGGAGCCTCAGAGAGGCCGCCGATCTGCGTGAAATCCCGTTGAACAAATTATGGGAAGCCTGA
- the rplR gene encoding 50S ribosomal protein L18, whose product MDKIRLKKKRYARRRLSVKRKIRIVAGRKRICISRSNKGFYAQIIDDVAGHTVLGMSTLSPEFPQMKNRGNKEAATTLGKLIAGKAVELGVKKVVFDRNGYLYHGKVKAFADAMRENGLEF is encoded by the coding sequence ATGGATAAAATACGACTTAAAAAAAAGCGATATGCCCGCAGGCGGTTGAGCGTTAAAAGAAAAATCCGCATTGTCGCCGGCCGCAAGCGGATTTGCATATCGAGGAGTAACAAGGGGTTTTACGCACAGATTATCGACGATGTTGCAGGGCATACCGTCCTGGGTATGTCGACTTTGAGTCCGGAATTCCCCCAGATGAAAAACCGCGGCAACAAGGAGGCGGCAACGACGCTCGGTAAACTTATTGCAGGCAAGGCGGTAGAGCTCGGCGTTAAGAAGGTCGTGTTCGACCGCAACGGCTATCTGTATCACGGCAAGGTAAAGGCATTCGCCGACGCCATGCGTGAAAATGGTCTGGAATTTTAA
- the rplF gene encoding 50S ribosomal protein L6 translates to MSRIGKKIIPIPGGVTVDVKDRSVTIKGPLGTEAMELMQGIELKLQAQEVEVLTNPNSGVEKLDAIHGLSRALLANMVIGVSKGFEKDLEIVGVGYRASQQDKNVVLQLGYSHNITYTPPAGITVQVLEPTKLKVTGINKQVVGQVAANIRELRSPEPYKGKGIRYKNEKVRKKAGKTGKK, encoded by the coding sequence ATGTCAAGAATAGGGAAAAAGATCATTCCGATCCCCGGCGGCGTTACCGTGGATGTAAAGGATCGCAGCGTAACAATCAAAGGCCCGCTTGGGACTGAGGCGATGGAGCTTATGCAGGGGATCGAGCTGAAGCTGCAGGCTCAGGAGGTGGAGGTCCTGACGAATCCTAATTCGGGAGTGGAGAAGCTGGACGCCATTCACGGGCTTTCGAGGGCGCTCCTTGCCAATATGGTAATCGGTGTTTCGAAGGGATTCGAAAAGGATCTCGAGATCGTTGGTGTGGGCTACCGCGCCAGCCAGCAGGACAAAAATGTCGTTCTCCAGCTGGGATATTCGCACAATATAACGTACACTCCTCCGGCGGGTATAACCGTCCAGGTACTGGAACCGACAAAGCTGAAAGTTACGGGAATCAACAAACAGGTTGTCGGGCAGGTGGCGGCGAACATCAGGGAGCTGCGGTCGCCGGAACCCTATAAAGGCAAGGGAATCCGCTATAAAAACGAAAAGGTGCGGAAAAAAGCCGGTAAGACAGGTAAAAAATAA
- the rpsH gene encoding 30S ribosomal protein S8 — MSSVSDPISDMLTRMRNAVKAGHLKVDIPSSKMKVAIARILKDEGFIKNFKLIDDNKQKLLRVYLKYGTSSQSAMLSLKRISKPGRRVYIGAEDLRPVYNNVGIWILSTSKGIITNKAAKKLNVGGEVVCEIS; from the coding sequence ATGAGCAGCGTTTCCGACCCCATTTCCGATATGCTGACAAGGATGCGCAACGCTGTAAAGGCGGGGCATCTGAAGGTCGATATTCCGTCATCAAAGATGAAGGTCGCGATTGCGAGGATACTTAAAGACGAGGGTTTTATAAAGAACTTCAAGCTGATCGATGATAATAAACAGAAACTCTTGAGGGTATACCTCAAGTACGGTACGAGCAGCCAGTCGGCTATGCTCAGCCTTAAACGGATCAGCAAGCCCGGGCGGAGAGTATACATAGGCGCCGAAGATTTGCGTCCTGTTTATAACAATGTGGGCATATGGATTCTTTCAACCTCGAAAGGAATTATAACGAACAAGGCCGCCAAGAAGCTTAATGTGGGCGGCGAAGTGGTGTGCGAGATTTCATAA
- a CDS encoding type Z 30S ribosomal protein S14: MAKTCMIAKSIKTPKYDVRKHNRCKICGRPRAYMRRFDMCRLCFRKLANQGKVPGVTKSSW, encoded by the coding sequence GTGGCCAAAACATGCATGATCGCTAAAAGCATTAAGACTCCGAAGTACGACGTGCGCAAGCACAACAGGTGCAAGATTTGCGGAAGGCCCCGCGCATACATGAGGAGATTTGATATGTGCAGGCTGTGCTTCCGTAAGCTTGCCAACCAGGGGAAGGTCCCGGGTGTTACCAAATCGTCATGGTAA
- the rplE gene encoding 50S ribosomal protein L5: protein MAARLKVDYDTNVKKRLMDRLKYKSVMQVPRLEKIVLNVGMGDAHANQNAINAAIEELTKISGQRAVKTVAKKSIANFKIREGYDVGCRVTLRGAVMFEFLDRLINIALPRVRDFKGLSAKSFDNFGNYNFSIREQIIFPEIDFDKVDKIHGINITIVTTSKSKEETKALLDEFKMPFREQG, encoded by the coding sequence ATGGCTGCACGGCTTAAGGTCGATTACGACACGAACGTAAAAAAGCGGCTTATGGACCGCTTAAAGTATAAATCGGTGATGCAGGTGCCGAGGCTCGAGAAGATCGTTCTTAACGTCGGCATGGGCGACGCCCATGCGAATCAGAACGCCATCAATGCCGCAATAGAGGAGCTTACGAAAATCTCCGGTCAGCGGGCGGTGAAGACCGTGGCCAAGAAATCGATCGCCAACTTTAAAATAAGGGAAGGATACGATGTCGGATGCCGAGTGACGCTGCGCGGTGCCGTGATGTTCGAATTCCTGGACAGGCTTATCAATATTGCGCTGCCAAGGGTCAGGGACTTCAAGGGGCTTTCGGCGAAATCCTTCGACAATTTCGGCAATTATAATTTTTCTATCAGGGAACAGATCATTTTTCCGGAAATTGATTTCGACAAGGTTGACAAGATTCACGGAATTAACATCACAATTGTGACTACATCCAAGTCCAAAGAAGAAACGAAGGCATTGCTCGACGAGTTTAAAATGCCGTTCAGGGAACAGGGGTGA
- the rplX gene encoding 50S ribosomal protein L24, whose amino-acid sequence MASTKLKKNDNVVVISGADRGKKGKILFVDISKGRAVIEGINKKKKFVRPSQENPKGGAINLEYPVNISKVMIFCEKCKKGVRVGMEIKDSGKNRVCKKCGKSLDK is encoded by the coding sequence ATGGCAAGCACGAAGTTAAAGAAGAACGATAATGTCGTTGTGATATCGGGCGCTGACAGGGGTAAAAAAGGGAAAATACTCTTCGTCGACATATCAAAGGGGCGCGCGGTGATAGAGGGCATAAACAAGAAGAAGAAGTTTGTCCGCCCGTCGCAGGAAAATCCCAAAGGCGGGGCCATCAATCTCGAATATCCGGTTAATATCTCGAAGGTGATGATATTTTGCGAAAAATGCAAAAAGGGCGTTCGGGTGGGAATGGAGATAAAGGATTCCGGCAAAAACCGGGTATGTAAAAAATGCGGTAAGAGTCTGGACAAGTAG
- the rplN gene encoding 50S ribosomal protein L14, with protein sequence MIQVQTMLNVADNSGVKKVQCIKILGGTRRRYATVGDIIVVAVKDSQPSYGLKDSTGKKVHTKAVLRAVVVRTSKPVRRKDGSYIRFDDNAVAIIDAKNEPKGSRIFGPVARELRDRNFLKIVSLAPEVL encoded by the coding sequence ATGATCCAGGTACAAACGATGTTGAATGTCGCCGACAACAGCGGCGTGAAAAAAGTGCAGTGTATAAAGATACTCGGCGGCACGCGAAGACGCTATGCCACGGTCGGCGACATCATCGTGGTGGCCGTGAAGGACTCTCAGCCTTCTTACGGATTGAAGGATTCGACCGGCAAAAAGGTGCACACGAAGGCGGTTCTTCGCGCGGTTGTCGTCCGGACGAGCAAGCCGGTAAGAAGAAAAGACGGATCGTATATTCGTTTTGATGACAACGCGGTGGCGATAATCGATGCCAAGAACGAGCCCAAGGGTTCGCGTATTTTCGGGCCGGTGGCCAGGGAGCTTCGGGATCGGAATTTTCTGAAGATCGTTTCCCTTGCTCCGGAAGTACTATAA
- the rpsQ gene encoding 30S ribosomal protein S17: METAKKNKKQIVGKVVSNKMDKTIVVEIKRLMMHSLYKKSVRMTKRIKGHDAKNECSIGDLVRIEETRPLSKDKRYRLVEIIEKVK; encoded by the coding sequence ATGGAGACCGCGAAAAAAAACAAGAAGCAGATCGTCGGTAAAGTGGTGAGCAACAAGATGGACAAGACCATCGTTGTTGAGATAAAAAGGCTCATGATGCACTCACTTTACAAGAAATCGGTCAGGATGACGAAAAGGATCAAGGGCCACGATGCGAAAAATGAGTGTTCCATCGGCGACCTTGTGAGAATAGAGGAAACGAGGCCGCTTTCGAAGGACAAGCGGTATCGTCTGGTCGAGATAATCGAGAAGGTGAAGTAG
- the rpmC gene encoding 50S ribosomal protein L29, with translation MKGKIEELNMGELDKSMREAKEEIRKQRFKSVTSKVDNPKRVSTLRKHIARILTLKREYVLGLRTPKGK, from the coding sequence ATGAAGGGAAAAATCGAGGAACTCAACATGGGAGAGCTCGACAAAAGCATGCGCGAGGCGAAGGAAGAAATACGCAAGCAGCGCTTTAAAAGTGTTACCAGCAAGGTCGATAATCCCAAGAGGGTGAGCACGCTCAGGAAACATATCGCGCGGATTTTGACGCTCAAGAGGGAATACGTGCTCGGCTTACGGACGCCGAAAGGGAAATAA
- the rplP gene encoding 50S ribosomal protein L16, protein MLMPKRTKFRKLQRGRMKGKAFRGSTISFGEFALKSMECGKISSKQIEAARVAISRKVKRGGKLWIRIFPDYPVTKKPAETRMGKGKGNPEGWVAIIKPGRILFEIAGVNEDLAKDALRLAAFKLSVKTKIIGIEK, encoded by the coding sequence ATGTTAATGCCCAAAAGGACTAAATTCAGGAAGTTGCAGCGCGGCAGGATGAAGGGCAAGGCCTTTCGCGGATCGACGATCTCCTTCGGGGAGTTCGCACTGAAATCCATGGAGTGCGGCAAGATTTCGAGCAAGCAGATAGAGGCCGCCCGTGTGGCCATTTCGAGAAAAGTTAAACGCGGCGGAAAACTCTGGATCAGGATTTTCCCGGATTATCCGGTCACCAAAAAACCCGCCGAGACCCGTATGGGCAAGGGGAAGGGCAATCCCGAGGGTTGGGTGGCGATCATCAAACCTGGAAGAATCCTGTTCGAGATTGCCGGGGTAAACGAAGATCTGGCGAAAGACGCATTAAGGCTGGCGGCTTTCAAGCTTTCGGTAAAAACGAAGATAATAGGGATCGAAAAGTAA
- the rpsC gene encoding 30S ribosomal protein S3, with amino-acid sequence MGQKVNPTGFRVGVNRTWDSVWYEEKKLYAKNLHEDLAIQRHVQAKHKNAGIYKVAIERYPDRVNINIHASRPGLLIGKKGSDIEILKGELQKISSRNIYININEVKKPEKNAKIVAEQVASQVVGRFPYRRAVKQAIAGAIRGGALGIKVAISGRLNGAEISRAESYKEGRIPLHTLRADIDYGTAEALTTFGLIGIKVWIYNGDILSKKEESDEDKYTVKRKTK; translated from the coding sequence ATGGGTCAGAAAGTTAATCCGACGGGTTTTAGAGTCGGCGTCAACCGCACGTGGGATTCTGTATGGTACGAGGAAAAGAAGCTGTATGCGAAGAATTTGCACGAAGACCTCGCCATCCAGCGCCATGTTCAGGCGAAGCATAAAAACGCCGGGATATACAAGGTGGCGATAGAACGCTACCCGGACAGGGTGAATATAAATATACACGCTTCCAGACCGGGACTTCTCATAGGAAAGAAAGGTTCGGACATTGAGATACTGAAGGGTGAGCTCCAGAAGATATCCTCGAGAAACATCTATATCAATATCAACGAAGTCAAAAAGCCCGAAAAGAACGCGAAGATTGTAGCCGAGCAGGTGGCGTCGCAGGTAGTAGGACGATTTCCATACAGACGCGCGGTCAAGCAGGCGATCGCCGGCGCGATCCGCGGCGGCGCCCTCGGCATCAAGGTCGCAATTTCGGGACGATTGAACGGGGCGGAGATTTCGAGAGCGGAGTCTTACAAAGAAGGAAGGATACCGCTTCATACGCTTCGCGCGGATATCGACTACGGAACGGCGGAGGCCCTTACGACCTTCGGGCTGATCGGAATAAAGGTATGGATATATAACGGCGATATACTTTCCAAGAAAGAGGAATCGGACGAGGACAAGTATACCGTTAAAAGGAAGACGAAGTAA
- the rplV gene encoding 50S ribosomal protein L22, which yields MEAKAISKYQRISSQKARLVADEIRGYSFPEAVDVLKAVPRKASKLILKALYSAGANAKYKKPDLLEKDLFIKKITVDEGPTMKRFRARARGRASRLRKRTSSIVVILSNEN from the coding sequence ATGGAAGCCAAGGCAATATCAAAATATCAGAGGATTTCGTCCCAGAAGGCACGCCTCGTTGCCGATGAGATCAGGGGTTACTCGTTTCCTGAGGCTGTCGACGTGCTCAAGGCGGTTCCCCGCAAGGCGTCAAAGCTTATCTTAAAGGCCCTGTATTCCGCGGGTGCCAATGCGAAGTACAAGAAACCGGATCTTCTCGAGAAGGATCTCTTCATAAAGAAAATAACCGTGGACGAAGGGCCCACGATGAAGCGTTTCCGCGCCCGCGCCCGCGGACGGGCTTCCAGGCTCAGGAAGCGGACAAGCAGCATCGTTGTCATTTTATCGAACGAAAACTAA
- the rpsS gene encoding 30S ribosomal protein S19 gives MARSIKKGPYIDIKLFKKVEEMNSTNTKKALKTWSRRSTIFPEMIGHTLMVHNGKNFIPVYVTEQMVGHKLGEFAPTRTYRGHTSRDDKVAKKKK, from the coding sequence ATGGCTCGTTCTATCAAGAAAGGCCCGTATATTGACATCAAACTCTTCAAGAAGGTAGAAGAGATGAATTCAACCAATACGAAGAAGGCCCTGAAAACCTGGTCCCGGCGTTCGACGATTTTTCCTGAAATGATCGGGCATACGCTGATGGTACACAACGGGAAAAATTTTATCCCGGTATATGTCACCGAGCAGATGGTGGGGCACAAGCTTGGCGAATTCGCGCCGACCCGTACCTACCGGGGACATACGAGCAGGGACGACAAGGTAGCGAAGAAGAAGAAATAG
- the rplB gene encoding 50S ribosomal protein L2, whose translation MGIKKFKPVTNTRRFQTVLTKEEITSDSPYKPLCVGKKEFAGRGHNGKISVRRRGGGHKQKYRIIDFKRNKYDIEGRVATIEYDPNRSANIALIAYADGEKRYIIAPMSLKVGDAIVSGENAEFKVGNCLPLKNIPVGTNIYNIELHRGKGGQIVRSAGTSAQIAAREGDYCMVKLPSGEIRKINKECYATIGEVGNKDHVNVTIGKAGRSRWLNKRPKVRGVAMNPIDHPLGGGEGKSSGGRHPVSPTGMPTKGYKTRKKKKYSNSMIIKRRK comes from the coding sequence ATGGGAATTAAAAAATTTAAGCCGGTTACGAATACAAGGCGTTTTCAGACGGTTCTGACCAAGGAGGAGATCACCTCCGACAGTCCGTACAAACCGCTCTGCGTCGGGAAGAAAGAGTTTGCGGGCAGGGGCCACAACGGAAAGATATCCGTACGCAGACGCGGCGGCGGACACAAGCAAAAATACCGAATTATCGATTTCAAACGGAATAAATACGATATCGAAGGACGCGTGGCAACAATAGAGTACGATCCCAACAGATCGGCGAACATCGCGCTTATCGCATACGCTGACGGGGAAAAACGGTATATAATTGCGCCGATGTCGCTCAAGGTTGGAGATGCGATTGTCTCGGGCGAGAACGCCGAGTTCAAGGTGGGCAACTGCCTCCCGCTCAAGAACATTCCGGTCGGCACGAATATTTACAATATTGAACTTCACCGAGGCAAGGGCGGCCAGATAGTCAGATCGGCCGGAACGAGTGCGCAGATAGCCGCGCGTGAAGGCGATTATTGCATGGTGAAGCTCCCCTCCGGCGAAATCCGGAAGATCAATAAAGAGTGCTATGCAACTATAGGTGAGGTCGGCAATAAGGACCATGTAAACGTAACGATCGGAAAGGCGGGAAGGTCGCGCTGGCTGAACAAGAGGCCGAAAGTACGCGGCGTTGCAATGAATCCGATTGACCACCCGCTTGGTGGCGGCGAGGGCAAGTCTTCGGGCGGACGTCATCCGGTGTCGCCCACCGGCATGCCGACGAAGGGGTATAAGACGAGAAAGAAGAAAAAGTACAGCAATTCCATGATCATAAAGAGAAGGAAGTAA
- the rplW gene encoding 50S ribosomal protein L23 yields the protein MDYNDVIIRPVLSEKSTELSESAKYVFRVSLKANKHMIKKAVKEIFNVTAERVNVMIVRGKQKRVRHQYGITTAWKKAIVTLKEGEKIDLFENQ from the coding sequence ATGGATTATAACGACGTAATTATACGGCCGGTTCTTTCAGAAAAGAGTACCGAGCTTTCCGAGAGCGCAAAGTACGTTTTTCGGGTGTCACTAAAGGCCAACAAGCACATGATCAAAAAGGCGGTTAAGGAAATATTCAACGTTACCGCCGAGAGGGTAAACGTGATGATTGTGCGGGGAAAACAGAAGAGGGTTCGCCACCAGTACGGCATAACGACCGCGTGGAAAAAGGCGATAGTGACGCTTAAAGAAGGCGAGAAGATAGACCTCTTCGAAAACCAGTGA
- the rplD gene encoding 50S ribosomal protein L4: protein MILDKLSKDGKVVGQVELDDRVFNAKINDVLIYELVKAANANLRQGTHCTKERSFVRGGGAKPYKQKGTGRARQGSIRAPQWKGGGTIFGPHQRDYRIELPKGMRGAAYRALLSLKAKEGSIKVVEDLKVESGKTREIAVIGKALNVQKGVLITDSEDAMLKRALRNIPWFVYNNVQRISGRDIFYSKTLILTEGAVKYLNEKYTKGE, encoded by the coding sequence ATGATCCTCGATAAATTATCAAAAGACGGAAAGGTGGTCGGACAGGTTGAGCTGGACGACCGCGTTTTCAACGCAAAGATTAATGATGTCCTTATATACGAGCTTGTGAAGGCGGCGAACGCGAACCTTCGCCAGGGCACGCACTGTACGAAAGAGCGTTCGTTTGTAAGAGGCGGAGGCGCCAAGCCGTACAAGCAGAAAGGCACCGGAAGGGCGCGCCAGGGAAGCATCAGGGCGCCGCAGTGGAAGGGGGGGGGCACTATTTTCGGTCCCCATCAGCGTGATTACAGGATAGAACTCCCGAAGGGCATGAGGGGCGCCGCTTACCGTGCGCTGCTCTCGCTCAAGGCAAAAGAGGGCTCCATAAAGGTTGTCGAGGATTTAAAGGTCGAGAGCGGCAAGACCAGAGAGATCGCGGTGATTGGCAAGGCGCTGAACGTCCAGAAGGGTGTACTGATCACCGACAGCGAAGACGCGATGCTGAAGCGAGCCTTGCGCAACATCCCATGGTTTGTTTATAATAATGTTCAGAGGATCTCCGGAAGGGACATCTTTTATTCGAAAACGCTCATTCTTACCGAGGGCGCCGTGAAGTACCTGAACGAGAAGTACACAAAAGGTGAATAG
- the rplC gene encoding 50S ribosomal protein L3, giving the protein MKKALIGRKIGMSQYIAEDGTMVPVTVCELGPCVVVQKKTPEKDGYSALKLGFKEIKERKVTRPILGDFKKRNIIPVSVMGEVEVFDDSLDVGSVLTCEIFAENQVVNVTGITKGKGFAGVMKRHGFSGGRKTHGSDFHRAPGSIGAHTFPGEVWKGQKMPGRDGGERVTVKNLKIVKVLKEKNIVLISGAVPGRKDSLITVKEK; this is encoded by the coding sequence ATGAAAAAGGCGCTTATTGGAAGAAAGATCGGGATGAGTCAGTATATAGCCGAGGACGGTACCATGGTACCGGTTACGGTCTGTGAGCTGGGCCCCTGCGTAGTCGTGCAAAAGAAGACACCTGAAAAGGACGGTTATTCCGCGCTCAAGCTTGGGTTCAAAGAGATTAAGGAGCGCAAGGTGACCAGGCCGATTTTAGGAGATTTCAAAAAGAGAAACATCATCCCCGTGAGCGTTATGGGTGAGGTCGAGGTTTTCGACGATTCCCTTGACGTGGGAAGCGTCCTGACCTGCGAGATCTTCGCCGAGAACCAGGTGGTAAATGTTACTGGAATAACGAAAGGGAAGGGCTTTGCCGGCGTCATGAAGCGGCACGGGTTCAGCGGTGGCCGTAAGACGCATGGTTCCGATTTCCATCGCGCTCCCGGTTCCATCGGTGCGCATACTTTTCCGGGAGAAGTCTGGAAAGGGCAGAAGATGCCCGGCAGGGACGGCGGAGAGAGGGTAACGGTTAAGAACCTGAAAATCGTCAAGGTACTAAAGGAAAAAAATATCGTTCTCATCTCCGGGGCGGTACCGGGGCGCAAGGATTCCCTGATCACAGTCAAAGAGAAGTAG